Proteins from a single region of Parasedimentitalea psychrophila:
- a CDS encoding DUF6324 family protein, whose translation MGINSERDIEANMQIGPTDAGMVRLFIEAGGVEVPMDFEPEEAEEIAEEIRAAAQAARMVKG comes from the coding sequence ATGGGTATCAATAGCGAACGTGACATCGAGGCAAATATGCAAATCGGTCCCACCGATGCCGGCATGGTACGCCTGTTCATCGAGGCCGGCGGGGTAGAAGTTCCGATGGATTTCGAGCCGGAAGAGGCCGAAGAGATCGCCGAAGAGATCCGCGCCGCCGCCCAGGCCGCCCGCATGGTCAAGGGCTGA
- a CDS encoding GNAT family N-acetyltransferase, with product MADVTVRRFVAGDLHWLAARHQDLYARDEGVDATYGAMITALLHDFCSAHDPLREKGWIAAQRARRLGSIFCIRESDEIARLRLFLLTPQARGQGLGKRLIRDCMGFARQAGYRQMALHSYQSHRTSGSLYRAFGWQLVDSRPVFSFGANLIEQTWHVML from the coding sequence ATGGCTGATGTGACTGTGCGCCGATTCGTTGCGGGTGACCTCCACTGGTTGGCAGCACGCCACCAGGATCTCTATGCGCGAGATGAGGGGGTGGATGCCACCTATGGGGCGATGATAACCGCGCTGCTGCATGATTTTTGCAGCGCCCATGATCCCCTGCGCGAAAAAGGCTGGATCGCCGCGCAGCGGGCGCGGCGACTTGGCAGCATATTTTGCATCCGCGAGAGCGACGAGATTGCCCGCCTGCGACTGTTCCTGCTGACGCCGCAGGCGCGGGGGCAGGGGCTGGGCAAGCGATTGATACGCGATTGCATGGGATTCGCCCGTCAGGCGGGATATCGTCAGATGGCGCTGCACAGCTATCAAAGCCACCGCACAAGTGGGTCATTATACCGCGCTTTTGGCTGGCAATTGGTCGATTCCCGGCCGGTGTTTTCATTCGGCGCGAATTTGATCGAACAAACCTGGCATGTTATGCTTTAA
- a CDS encoding ABC transporter permease, translating to MRALYGLAALLLGLLGWQMLVWLTGAPHFILPSPLRVAKAGFASRALILEHSLVTATEVILGLLLGTALGALTAIHLASSQWAQRLLLPILVVTQAVPVFALAPILTLWFGYGMASKIVMAVLIIYFPVTSAFHDGLTRVDSGLLDLARTMGASRWQVMRRIRIPHALPSLATGLRLAAVYAPIGAVIGEWVGASRGLGYLMLLANGRVKIDLMFASLIALALLTVALHKLVAILADQLTSYASGQGTHQAPQHR from the coding sequence ATGAGAGCTCTTTACGGATTGGCCGCCTTGCTGCTGGGGCTGCTGGGCTGGCAGATGCTGGTCTGGCTGACCGGGGCGCCGCATTTCATCCTGCCATCACCGCTGCGCGTCGCAAAGGCGGGCTTTGCCAGCCGGGCCCTGATACTGGAGCATAGTCTCGTCACCGCCACCGAGGTGATCCTGGGGCTGTTGCTGGGCACCGCTCTGGGGGCTTTGACCGCCATTCATCTGGCCAGTTCGCAATGGGCGCAGCGATTGTTGCTGCCGATTCTTGTGGTCACCCAGGCGGTGCCGGTGTTTGCGCTGGCGCCAATCCTGACGCTGTGGTTCGGCTATGGCATGGCCTCAAAAATCGTTATGGCGGTGCTGATCATCTATTTCCCGGTCACCTCGGCGTTTCACGACGGGCTGACGCGGGTGGACAGCGGGCTGCTGGATCTGGCCCGCACCATGGGCGCCAGCCGCTGGCAGGTCATGCGCCGTATCCGCATCCCCCATGCGCTGCCCTCGCTGGCCACCGGGCTGCGACTGGCGGCAGTCTATGCCCCTATCGGCGCGGTTATCGGCGAATGGGTCGGCGCCTCCAGGGGGCTGGGATATCTGATGCTGCTGGCCAATGGCCGGGTCAAGATCGACCTGATGTTTGCCAGCCTGATCGCGCTGGCGCTGCTGACTGTGGCGCTGCACAAACTGGTTGCGATTCTGGCGGATCAGCTGACCTCATATGCCAGCGGTCAGGGCACGCATCAGGCGCCGCAACACCGGTGA
- a CDS encoding ABC transporter ATP-binding protein — MTVPPAITLQGRYSLGDVDLFGPLSMQLPAGQWSCLLGPSGVGKSTILRLILGLSTSGQFEGSVQAEDGLPLRDRISYMAQSDLLLPWLTVLENTVLGARLRGETPDLPRARQLLTRVGLEAYQSQTPAALSGGMRQRAALARALIEDRPVVLLDEPFSALDAGTRADMQELAAEVLQGKTVLLVTHDPAEASRLGHQILLLSPKAATRWTPPPTPPIRALQDPATLACQAALLAHLRGQAR, encoded by the coding sequence ATGACAGTTCCACCGGCGATCACCCTGCAGGGCCGCTATTCATTGGGCGATGTCGACTTGTTCGGCCCGCTTTCAATGCAGCTGCCTGCGGGCCAGTGGAGCTGCCTGCTGGGGCCCTCGGGGGTGGGGAAATCCACCATCCTGCGGCTGATCCTTGGCCTGTCCACCAGCGGCCAGTTTGAGGGCTCGGTGCAGGCGGAGGATGGCCTGCCGCTGCGCGATCGCATCAGTTACATGGCGCAGTCGGATCTGCTGCTGCCCTGGCTGACGGTGCTGGAAAACACCGTTCTTGGCGCCCGTTTGCGCGGCGAGACCCCGGATCTGCCCCGCGCCCGGCAATTGCTGACCCGGGTCGGGCTGGAGGCCTATCAGAGCCAGACTCCGGCGGCGCTGTCTGGTGGCATGCGGCAGCGGGCGGCGCTGGCGCGCGCCCTGATAGAGGACCGCCCGGTGGTGCTGCTGGACGAACCCTTCTCGGCGCTGGATGCCGGCACCCGTGCCGATATGCAGGAACTGGCCGCCGAGGTGCTGCAGGGCAAGACCGTGTTGCTGGTCACCCATGATCCGGCCGAGGCCAGCCGTCTGGGCCATCAGATCCTGCTGCTGTCACCCAAAGCCGCAACCCGCTGGACACCGCCGCCGACCCCGCCGATCCGCGCGCTGCAGGATCCTGCTACTCTGGCCTGTCAGGCTGCGCTGCTGGCGCATCTGAGAGGGCAAGCCAGATGA
- the tenA gene encoding thiaminase II, translated as MSGPNYGQTFAHMREGCPAQWQAYSRHAFVQGLGDGTLPRAAFLHYLVQDYLFLVHFARAWSLAVVKSETLEEMKICAATVEALVNHEMAHHVQVCAAEGISEQQLFDAREELENIAYTRYVLDAGLQGDFLDLMAALAPCVFGYGEIGLRLAQNSGADAPYGGWINTYAAPDYQTVCATIGAMLEGAVARRLGDEPTGSARWAALQDRFTTATELEVRFWDMGLRGA; from the coding sequence ATGAGCGGCCCGAATTATGGTCAGACCTTCGCGCATATGCGCGAGGGTTGCCCGGCACAGTGGCAAGCCTATAGTCGCCACGCCTTTGTTCAGGGGCTGGGTGACGGCACCCTGCCGCGCGCCGCGTTTCTGCATTATCTGGTGCAGGATTATCTGTTCCTGGTGCATTTCGCGCGGGCCTGGTCGCTGGCGGTGGTCAAGTCGGAAACTCTTGAGGAGATGAAAATCTGCGCCGCCACGGTAGAGGCGCTGGTCAACCACGAGATGGCACATCATGTGCAGGTCTGCGCTGCCGAGGGCATTTCCGAGCAGCAACTGTTTGACGCCCGCGAGGAGCTCGAGAACATCGCCTATACCCGCTATGTGCTGGACGCCGGCTTGCAGGGGGATTTTCTGGATCTGATGGCGGCCCTGGCCCCCTGCGTCTTTGGCTATGGTGAAATCGGACTGCGGCTGGCGCAGAACAGCGGCGCCGATGCGCCCTATGGCGGTTGGATCAACACCTACGCTGCCCCTGACTATCAGACGGTCTGTGCCACCATTGGCGCCATGCTGGAGGGCGCTGTCGCCCGGCGGTTGGGCGATGAACCGACAGGCTCCGCCCGCTGGGCCGCCCTGCAGGATCGGTTCACCACCGCAACCGAGCTGGAAGTGCGGTTCTGGGACATGGGGTTGCGCGGCGCATGA
- a CDS encoding ABC transporter substrate-binding protein, with protein sequence MKLLSLTTALALAASPLMAQDKMTLLLDWFVNPDHGPIIVAQEKGYFAEQDLQVEIIAPADPSDPPKMVAAGQADLAISYQPQLHLQIHQGLPLQRVGTLVATPLNCLLALKDGPISSPADLQGKKVGFSVGGVEEAVLGTILTTYGLTLDDVELVNVNWSLSPSLMSGQVDAVIGAFRNFELNQMEIEGIEGRCFYVEEHGLPAYDELIYVANKDSMDRDMIARFLAATEKATQYMVNHPDDSWEIFAATSTELQDELNKRAWADTLPRFALRPTAMDAGRYAKFEAFLHKAGLVPTVNDVAVITVDVTVDMASK encoded by the coding sequence ATGAAACTCCTCTCTCTGACCACCGCGCTGGCATTGGCCGCGTCACCGCTGATGGCGCAGGACAAGATGACCCTGCTGCTGGACTGGTTCGTCAACCCCGACCACGGGCCGATCATTGTGGCGCAGGAAAAGGGATATTTCGCTGAACAGGATCTGCAGGTCGAGATCATCGCCCCGGCGGATCCCTCGGACCCGCCCAAGATGGTCGCCGCCGGTCAGGCTGATCTGGCGATCTCATACCAGCCGCAGCTGCACCTGCAGATCCACCAGGGCCTGCCGCTGCAACGGGTTGGCACCCTGGTGGCGACGCCGCTGAACTGCCTGCTGGCGCTGAAAGACGGGCCCATCTCCTCACCCGCGGATCTGCAGGGCAAAAAGGTCGGGTTCTCGGTTGGCGGTGTCGAAGAGGCGGTGCTGGGGACGATCCTGACAACCTATGGCCTGACACTGGACGATGTGGAACTGGTCAATGTGAACTGGTCGCTGTCGCCGTCGCTGATGTCGGGTCAGGTTGACGCGGTGATCGGCGCCTTTCGCAATTTTGAGCTGAACCAGATGGAGATAGAAGGCATCGAAGGCCGCTGTTTCTACGTCGAAGAACACGGATTACCGGCCTATGACGAGCTGATCTATGTGGCCAACAAAGACAGCATGGACCGCGACATGATCGCCCGTTTTCTGGCCGCCACCGAAAAGGCCACCCAGTATATGGTCAACCACCCGGATGACAGCTGGGAGATCTTCGCAGCCACCTCAACCGAGCTGCAGGACGAGCTGAACAAGCGCGCATGGGCCGACACCCTGCCCCGTTTCGCGCTGCGCCCCACCGCCATGGACGCCGGCCGCTATGCCAAGTTCGAGGCGTTTTTGCACAAGGCCGGTCTGGTGCCCACGGTCAACGACGTAGCGGTGATCACCGTTGATGTGACTGTGGATATGGCCTCAAAATGA
- a CDS encoding HesA/MoeB/ThiF family protein, whose protein sequence is MSRYGRQILLPEVGVSGQNTLGAAHALVIGAGGLGSPVLPYLAAAGLGQITLVDPDVVSLSNLHRQVLFRQDDIGQSKAQVAAQALRGLNPDCRVTPIANPLTPANAMDLVQAADIVLDCADSFAVSYILSDACLALDKPLISASVLGFQGYVGGFCGQAPSLRALFPELPDRAASCDSAGVMGPVVGTIGAMQAQMALNTLLGLSPSPLGQLVRFDLHSLRIADFRFDGAAEPEAALSFIAPEALTASDFVVDLRSPEEAATPITALALRLTVDELKFSRPSPATGQRAVLVCRSGLRAWQAARAMQSYWTGDITLIALGDPAPHPKGPLS, encoded by the coding sequence ATGAGCCGCTACGGACGCCAGATACTGCTGCCCGAAGTCGGCGTGAGCGGACAGAACACCCTTGGCGCCGCCCATGCGCTGGTGATTGGCGCCGGTGGGCTGGGCAGTCCGGTGCTGCCCTATCTGGCCGCGGCCGGACTGGGCCAGATCACCCTTGTGGACCCCGATGTGGTGTCGCTGAGCAATCTGCACCGACAGGTGCTGTTCCGCCAGGATGATATTGGGCAAAGCAAGGCACAGGTGGCAGCGCAGGCCCTGCGCGGGCTGAACCCGGACTGTCGGGTCACTCCGATTGCAAATCCCCTGACCCCGGCCAATGCCATGGATCTGGTGCAAGCCGCTGACATCGTGCTGGATTGTGCCGACAGTTTTGCTGTCAGCTATATCCTGTCCGATGCCTGCTTGGCGCTGGACAAGCCGCTGATCTCGGCCTCAGTGCTGGGGTTTCAGGGCTATGTGGGCGGCTTTTGCGGCCAGGCCCCGTCGCTGCGGGCGCTGTTTCCCGAGCTGCCCGACCGGGCGGCATCCTGCGACAGCGCCGGGGTGATGGGGCCTGTGGTGGGCACCATAGGCGCGATGCAGGCGCAGATGGCGCTGAACACATTGCTGGGCCTGTCGCCCTCGCCACTGGGGCAACTGGTTCGCTTTGACCTGCACAGCCTGCGCATCGCTGATTTTCGCTTTGACGGCGCAGCGGAACCCGAGGCGGCACTGAGTTTCATCGCCCCCGAGGCCCTCACCGCAAGCGATTTTGTGGTCGATCTGCGCAGCCCCGAGGAGGCCGCCACCCCGATCACCGCTTTGGCCCTTCGCCTGACAGTCGATGAGCTGAAGTTCAGCCGTCCCAGCCCGGCCACTGGCCAGCGGGCGGTGCTGGTCTGCCGGTCGGGCCTGCGTGCCTGGCAGGCGGCGCGGGCGATGCAAAGCTACTGGACCGGCGACATCACCCTCATTGCACTGGGCGACCCTGCCCCCCATCCGAAAGGCCCCCTCTCATGA
- a CDS encoding thiamine phosphate synthase — protein MRLDRFYPIFDDTKWLRRLLPLGIKLVQLRIKDAAPEELRAEIIAARDLCRAAGCTLVINDHWQIALDEGCDFIHLGQEDLDCADIAAIRKAGMRLGLSTHDRAELDRAMALAPDYIALGPVYPTILKKMKWQPQGLAKLTEWKSLIGDTPLIAIGGMGVDRAPGAFAAGADVVAAVTDITLNADPDARVKTWIEVTR, from the coding sequence ATGAGGCTGGATCGTTTCTACCCGATTTTCGACGATACCAAGTGGCTGCGACGGCTGTTGCCGCTGGGGATCAAGCTGGTGCAGCTGCGCATCAAGGATGCCGCCCCAGAGGAGCTGCGGGCCGAGATCATCGCCGCGCGGGATCTGTGCCGGGCGGCGGGCTGCACCCTGGTGATCAATGATCACTGGCAAATCGCCCTCGACGAGGGCTGCGACTTTATTCACTTGGGACAGGAGGATCTGGACTGTGCCGACATCGCCGCCATCCGCAAGGCCGGGATGCGGCTGGGGCTCAGCACCCATGACCGCGCCGAGCTGGACCGGGCTATGGCGCTGGCTCCGGATTACATCGCCCTTGGCCCGGTCTACCCCACCATCCTGAAGAAAATGAAATGGCAACCGCAGGGGCTGGCAAAGCTGACCGAGTGGAAATCGCTGATCGGCGACACCCCTCTGATCGCCATTGGCGGTATGGGTGTCGACCGCGCGCCGGGGGCTTTTGCGGCTGGCGCCGATGTGGTGGCAGCGGTCACCGACATCACCCTGAACGCAGATCCCGACGCACGGGTCAAAACCTGGATCGAGGTGACCAGATGA
- a CDS encoding thiazole synthase — MRDFYGTKLANGLMLGTAQFPSPAILAEAFQRSGASVATVSLRRESGAGRAGQDFWALIRDLGVRVLPNTAGCHSVKEAVTTAHMAREVFGTKWIKLEVIGEADTLQPDVFGLVEAARILVEDGFQVFPYTTEDLVVADRLLNAGCQVLMPWGAPIGSGMGLNNLFGLRALRAHFPDTPLVIDAGLGLPSQAAQAMELGFDAVLLNTAVARAGDPAQMAEGFAAAIHAGQLAARADPMEPRDMAAPSTPVIGKAFLS, encoded by the coding sequence ATGCGAGATTTCTACGGAACAAAGCTGGCCAATGGCCTGATGCTGGGCACTGCTCAGTTCCCCTCGCCCGCCATTCTGGCCGAGGCCTTTCAACGCAGTGGCGCCAGCGTCGCCACCGTGTCTCTGCGCCGGGAAAGCGGTGCGGGTCGTGCGGGGCAGGATTTCTGGGCCCTGATCCGGGATCTTGGAGTGCGGGTGCTGCCCAATACCGCCGGCTGCCACAGCGTCAAAGAGGCCGTCACCACCGCCCATATGGCGCGCGAGGTGTTTGGCACCAAATGGATCAAGCTTGAGGTCATCGGCGAGGCAGACACCCTGCAGCCGGATGTCTTTGGTCTGGTCGAGGCGGCGCGCATTCTGGTTGAGGACGGGTTTCAGGTGTTCCCCTACACCACCGAGGATCTGGTGGTCGCCGACAGGCTGCTGAATGCTGGCTGTCAGGTGCTGATGCCCTGGGGGGCGCCGATTGGCTCTGGCATGGGGTTGAACAACCTGTTTGGCCTGCGCGCCCTGCGGGCTCATTTCCCCGATACCCCACTGGTGATTGATGCCGGGCTGGGCCTGCCGTCGCAGGCAGCGCAGGCGATGGAGCTGGGCTTTGATGCGGTGCTGTTGAACACTGCGGTGGCCAGGGCCGGCGACCCGGCGCAAATGGCCGAGGGTTTTGCTGCTGCGATCCATGCCGGCCAGCTTGCCGCGCGGGCCGACCCGATGGAGCCCCGCGACATGGCGGCGCCCTCGACCCCGGTTATCGGCAAGGCGTTTCTGTCATGA
- the thiS gene encoding sulfur carrier protein ThiS yields the protein MNIQLNGKPRSTLATTLAQLLAEAGFGSATVATAVNGAFVPLALRTRQDLKDGDQIEVLAPMQGG from the coding sequence ATGAACATTCAGCTTAACGGGAAACCACGCAGCACCCTGGCCACCACCCTGGCGCAACTGCTGGCCGAGGCAGGCTTTGGCAGCGCGACTGTCGCGACAGCGGTAAATGGCGCCTTTGTGCCGCTGGCCCTGCGCACGAGGCAGGACCTGAAAGACGGCGATCAGATTGAAGTGCTGGCGCCGATGCAGGGAGGTTGA
- a CDS encoding FAD-dependent oxidoreductase, with protein sequence MVEITIIGAGVVGLCVARELRDRGAHVQLYDRGGAPGAHSCSWWAGGMLAPYCEAESAAPEVLRLGGDAASWWQQKTGLVQQKGSLVLSQHRDQGQLRQFARRTSHFDHVDRDQIAALEPDLGDRFSAGLLFASEAHICPRSALTCLHQSLLADGVDFIQAERDPADSARLGLTIDCRGYGARDVLSDLRGVKGEMLMLSCPDVSLSRTLRLLHPRIPLYVVPRGNGIFMVGATMIESSASSHVTARSLLEMLSAAYALSPAFGEAEVLETGVDTRPAFADNLPRVQRDGNLIRVNGFYRHGYLLAPGFGRRVGDMIFGTNQEENIHEHSA encoded by the coding sequence ATGGTTGAGATCACCATCATCGGCGCCGGCGTTGTCGGGCTCTGTGTCGCCCGCGAATTGCGCGACCGAGGCGCCCATGTTCAGCTTTACGACCGGGGTGGCGCCCCCGGCGCGCATAGCTGCTCGTGGTGGGCCGGCGGTATGCTTGCCCCCTATTGCGAGGCCGAAAGCGCCGCGCCAGAGGTGCTGCGCCTTGGCGGCGATGCGGCCAGCTGGTGGCAGCAGAAGACCGGGTTGGTGCAGCAAAAGGGATCTCTGGTTCTGTCGCAGCACCGCGATCAGGGCCAGCTGCGCCAGTTTGCCCGCCGCACCAGCCATTTTGATCATGTGGACCGCGACCAGATAGCCGCGCTGGAACCCGATCTGGGGGATCGCTTTTCTGCCGGGCTGTTGTTTGCCAGCGAAGCCCATATCTGCCCGCGCTCTGCGCTCACCTGCCTGCATCAGTCGCTCTTGGCCGATGGGGTGGACTTCATCCAGGCCGAACGCGACCCGGCCGACAGTGCTAGGCTTGGGCTGACCATCGACTGCCGCGGCTATGGCGCGCGGGATGTGCTGAGTGATTTGCGCGGTGTCAAAGGTGAGATGCTGATGCTGTCCTGCCCGGATGTCAGCCTGTCGCGCACCCTGCGCCTGCTGCATCCGCGCATCCCGCTGTATGTGGTGCCACGCGGCAACGGCATTTTCATGGTCGGCGCCACCATGATTGAGAGCAGCGCCAGCAGCCATGTGACGGCGCGCTCGCTGCTGGAAATGCTCAGCGCCGCCTACGCCCTGTCCCCCGCCTTTGGCGAGGCTGAGGTGCTGGAAACCGGCGTCGATACCCGCCCCGCCTTTGCCGACAATCTGCCGCGCGTGCAGCGCGACGGAAATCTGATCCGGGTCAATGGATTTTACCGGCACGGCTATCTATTGGCCCCGGGTTTTGGCCGCCGGGTTGGCGACATGATCTTTGGCACAAACCAAGAAGAGAACATCCATGAACATTCAGCTTAA
- the thiD gene encoding bifunctional hydroxymethylpyrimidine kinase/phosphomethylpyrimidine kinase — protein sequence MKTTPIALTIAGSDSGGGAGIQADLKAFSANHVYGASVITAVTAQNTCKVTAVHAIPADVVRAQIDAVLSDLKPQVIKLGMLFSPAIIRTVANALSGYDGMVILDPVMIAKSGDALLQEDAVEALKSELLPRADLLTPNLPEAACLLGRDVAQDLTSQEDQARALLALGPKAVLMKGGHSTGVTCTDLLLAGPTAPLLLSAPRVNTRNTHGTGCTYSAAIAAQLAQGLPLPAAVTAAHGYLQQAIIAADQLTIGSGHGPVHHFYAVWS from the coding sequence ATGAAAACGACACCCATTGCATTGACAATCGCTGGCTCGGACAGCGGTGGCGGGGCCGGTATACAGGCCGATCTCAAGGCGTTTTCAGCCAATCATGTCTATGGCGCCAGCGTCATCACAGCTGTCACCGCGCAGAACACCTGCAAAGTCACCGCCGTGCACGCGATCCCCGCGGATGTGGTGCGGGCGCAAATCGACGCGGTGCTGTCGGACCTGAAACCGCAGGTGATCAAGCTCGGCATGTTGTTTTCGCCGGCGATCATCCGAACCGTCGCCAATGCGCTGTCTGGTTACGACGGTATGGTCATTCTGGACCCGGTGATGATTGCCAAATCCGGCGACGCGCTGCTGCAAGAGGACGCCGTTGAGGCCCTGAAATCCGAGCTGCTGCCACGCGCTGATCTGCTAACCCCCAACCTGCCCGAGGCCGCCTGCCTGCTGGGCCGTGATGTCGCGCAGGATCTGACCAGCCAGGAGGATCAGGCCCGCGCGCTGCTGGCGCTCGGCCCCAAAGCAGTGCTGATGAAGGGCGGTCACAGCACCGGGGTCACCTGTACCGATCTATTGCTGGCCGGACCCACAGCGCCACTGCTTCTGTCAGCGCCCCGCGTCAACACCCGCAACACCCATGGCACCGGCTGCACCTATTCCGCAGCCATAGCGGCGCAGCTGGCACAGGGCTTGCCACTACCGGCGGCAGTGACGGCGGCGCATGGCTATTTGCAACAGGCGATCATCGCTGCGGATCAGCTGACCATCGGCAGCGGCCATGGGCCGGTGCATCACTTCTACGCGGTCTGGAGCTAA
- a CDS encoding malonate--CoA ligase, producing the protein MTNPLYDTLFGRYAGKTTPFLHLTDGSSVTHDDFLCMAARYAHVLRDAGVAPGERLAVQVEKSPQALAIYAACVQAGIVFLPLNTAYTAAEVSYFVENSGAKLLVCDSVNRAALAPVAQAAGALLETLDADGTGSLTTLAATKPDGFPTVARQLDDLAAFLYTSGTTGRSKGAMLSQQNLLSNAETLVDYWQFTDRDVLLHALPIFHTHGLFVATNVTLLAGGSMIFLPRFNCDQVIENLGPATVMMGVPTFYTRLLDDARFTKQLTRHMRLFISGSAPLLADTHIQFESRTTHRILERYGMTETNMNTSNPYDGERRAGTVGRPLPGVELKITDTATGDTLPDGEIGQIEVRGPNVFQGYWQMPEKTAEELRANGFFITGDLGVIDAQGYVQIVGRNKDLIISGGYNIYPKEVELVLDDQPGVLESAVIGVPHPDFGETVVGFLVASDETGPDLQAISATVGDSLARFKHPKKLIVLPELPRNTMGKVQKNLLREEYSRLFAAQ; encoded by the coding sequence ATGACCAACCCTCTCTATGACACTCTCTTTGGTCGCTACGCCGGCAAAACCACGCCGTTTCTGCATCTGACGGATGGCAGCTCGGTGACCCATGACGATTTCCTGTGCATGGCGGCGCGCTATGCGCATGTGTTGCGCGACGCCGGGGTCGCGCCGGGTGAGCGGCTGGCGGTTCAGGTTGAGAAATCACCGCAGGCGCTGGCGATCTATGCCGCCTGCGTGCAGGCAGGCATCGTGTTTCTGCCGCTCAACACCGCCTATACCGCAGCCGAGGTCTCGTATTTTGTGGAGAACAGCGGCGCCAAACTGCTGGTCTGCGACAGCGTCAATCGGGCGGCTCTTGCGCCCGTCGCCCAAGCCGCCGGGGCGCTGCTGGAAACGCTGGATGCCGATGGCACTGGTTCGCTCACCACCCTGGCCGCAACCAAACCTGACGGCTTTCCCACCGTTGCCAGACAGCTGGATGACCTGGCCGCCTTTCTCTATACCTCGGGCACCACGGGGCGCTCCAAGGGCGCCATGCTGAGCCAGCAAAACCTGCTGTCCAATGCCGAAACCCTGGTCGATTACTGGCAGTTCACCGATCGCGACGTGCTGCTGCACGCCTTGCCGATCTTTCACACCCACGGGCTGTTTGTCGCCACAAACGTCACCCTGCTGGCCGGTGGTTCAATGATCTTTCTGCCCCGGTTCAATTGCGATCAGGTGATCGAAAACCTAGGCCCTGCCACGGTCATGATGGGGGTGCCGACCTTTTATACCCGGTTGCTGGATGACGCCCGCTTTACCAAGCAGCTGACCCGCCACATGCGGCTGTTCATCTCGGGCAGTGCGCCGCTATTGGCCGATACCCATATCCAGTTCGAGAGCCGCACCACCCATCGCATTCTGGAACGCTATGGCATGACCGAAACCAATATGAACACCTCGAACCCCTACGATGGCGAACGCCGCGCCGGCACGGTTGGCAGACCCTTGCCGGGGGTGGAGCTGAAAATCACCGATACCGCCACCGGCGACACTCTGCCAGATGGCGAGATCGGCCAGATCGAGGTGCGCGGGCCCAACGTCTTTCAAGGCTACTGGCAGATGCCGGAAAAAACCGCCGAAGAGCTGCGCGCGAATGGGTTTTTCATCACCGGCGATCTGGGGGTGATTGATGCGCAGGGCTATGTGCAGATTGTCGGACGCAACAAAGACCTAATCATCTCAGGCGGCTACAACATTTATCCCAAAGAGGTCGAACTGGTTCTGGACGACCAACCCGGCGTATTGGAAAGCGCGGTGATCGGCGTGCCGCACCCCGACTTTGGCGAAACCGTTGTCGGTTTTCTTGTCGCCAGCGATGAAACCGGGCCGGATTTGCAGGCGATCAGCGCCACCGTGGGCGACTCACTGGCCCGCTTCAAGCACCCCAAAAAGTTGATCGTGCTGCCGGAACTGCCGCGAAACACCATGGGAAAGGTGCAAAAAAACCTCCTGCGTGAGGAATATAGCCGGTTGTTCGCCGCGCAATAA